The window AAGTTCCTGTCCGGTGAGCGCCCTGTCGTCATGGAGTTTTTTGTACCTCTGATATGTGACATCCGCCAGTGACATCTGCTGTTTTGCGGCCTCAACACCTTTCTCTGCCGCCCTGACCCTCTGAACCAGATCACTGTCATCAACGGTCGCCAGCACCTGACCGGCATGCACCCTGTCGCCCTCTTTTACCCTGAGTGAGGTGATCGTACCCATCATACGGCTGGCCACAATGCTCGTGGTCTTTGCCTTCACTGTTGCTGATGTCTCAATATATTCATCTGCCTGCGACAGCTTCACTGTCTCGATTGTTACACCTGCAACCTGCGGCCGCTTGATCTCAACTGACTCCTTACCTGCCTTACCTTTGCAGCCCGAAAGCATTGCAGCCAGCGCAAACAGCAGCAGCATTGTGATAATACCGAAACGCTTCATATGGTCTCTCCTCATCTTTCTATATCCAGGTCTTTCATAATCGTTCCGCTTTCATAGCTGAGCCTTGCAATAGCAGTGAGATAGGATGCCTCTTTTGCCACAACATCAGCCCGCACAGCATCAAGGCTGCTCTGCACGTCAAGCATATCGACTGCAGCGGCAAGATTATTTTCATAGCGCACCGTCACCAGTCTTCTGCCCTCCTCTGCCGAGGCAAGATTTGCCTTTGCAAGCTCAAGTCCTTTGCGAGCCTCCTCCACAGAAAGATATGCCTCATATATTGCAAACGATATCCGCTTTTTCATGCCATCGAGGTATTCTCCGGCCTCTGCCAGTTTGTGCTTTGCCTTGCTCCGTTCTGCTTCACGCCTGAGACCGTCAAAAATTTCCCACCGCAGGAATGCCATAACCTGCCAGCTTTGACCTTCTTCTCCAAGGACGGCCCTATGGCTGTTCAACTGATATGAGCCGCCAATGCCGATTGTGGGAAGATATGATGCATCTGCCATCTTCAGGTTATTTTCTGCATTGGTATGCCGTGCTTCCAGGGCCTTCAGGTCCTTTCGTGTCAGAGCCATATTCTCATAATACGCAAGGTCTTTCAGCTCAAGCGATGGCCGCTGGTCTGTCACGTTAATGGACGAAGTCAGTCCGAGCATCAACCCGAGCGCACGTCCTGCCACCTTCATATTCTTTTCTGCAGAAACCTTCCGTTCTTCCGCAGTTCTCAGTGCTACCTGGGCCCTCAGCATATCAGAGTACAGGCCAAGGCCGGCGTTATTTCTGCTTTCCGATATCCGAAGATGCTCCTTTGCGTCTTCAATCCCTTTTTCTGCGACAGATACATAAGCACGCGCTGTCTGCGAATCAAGATAGGTCTTAAAAACCGAGAAAACAACCTCATCTTTGTTGCGCTCAACGTCCTGCCCTTTGGCCTCAAATTCCTTTCTGCTCATCTTCAGGCCGATATACGCCTTTGGTGCAAAAACAGCCTGTTCAAAAGATACGCTTGACTGAAAATCAGACACAGGCTGGGGGTTGTTGAGTGATGGTATGGCAAAGTCCGTCATCGCAAATCGCTCCTGATTCAGCTTTGCCATAAACGCATAGGTCGGATTATTGGTCCGCATGAACCGCTCTTCAAAGCCGATACGGGGA of the Nitrospirota bacterium genome contains:
- a CDS encoding TolC family protein, with product MRMSRKWIWIIAVLLLGLYTEAFAEGKVISLHDALQQALKGNPEIRANEHALFAVKEDIRIARSFLLPRIGFEERFMRTNNPTYAFMAKLNQERFAMTDFAIPSLNNPQPVSDFQSSVSFEQAVFAPKAYIGLKMSRKEFEAKGQDVERNKDEVVFSVFKTYLDSQTARAYVSVAEKGIEDAKEHLRISESRNNAGLGLYSDMLRAQVALRTAEERKVSAEKNMKVAGRALGLMLGLTSSINVTDQRPSLELKDLAYYENMALTRKDLKALEARHTNAENNLKMADASYLPTIGIGGSYQLNSHRAVLGEEGQSWQVMAFLRWEIFDGLRREAERSKAKHKLAEAGEYLDGMKKRISFAIYEAYLSVEEARKGLELAKANLASAEEGRRLVTVRYENNLAAAVDMLDVQSSLDAVRADVVAKEASYLTAIARLSYESGTIMKDLDIER